A segment of the Streptomyces sp. P9-A2 genome:
CTCCACGCGGCGCGGAGCCGGAGCGTGCGGCGGGGCACTTGGCCGACACCTACCCGGAGCGTGCGCAGCGCCGCGCGCCGGGGCAGCGGGGTGCGTCCGAGGGGCAGACCACTCCCCCGCCGCTCGACGCGACGCCGGGTCGCGGTTCCGGTCCGGCCGGGGGCGGGGTGCCGCGGCGACGCGGCACCCGGAGCGTGCCGCCGTCGCGCGGTGGTGGCACGTCACGCGGCGGCAGTGCCTCACGCGGTGACGCCTCCCGCGGTGGCAAGCCGCCCCGGTCCGGGTCACGGTCCGCGTCGGGTTCTCGGTCCGCGTCCGGGTCACGGTCCACGTCCGGGTCACGGTCCTCGTCTGGTGCCCGGTCCACGTCCGGGTCACGGGACTCGACGCGGTCGGGCACCGGCTCCCGTCGTCCCGGGCCCCGGACGACGGGTACCGGCCTGCGGCCGGCCAATCCACGGCTGCTCCTGCAGCGGTTGTTCGTGTTCGTCGTGGTGACACTGGTGGTCGCGGTCGGCATCGCCCTGATCCAGGGCTGACCGGGGCCTGCCCGCGGCCTCGGCGACGACGGCAGGGGCGCGGCTGCTGCCGTCCGCCGGAGCAGAGCGCCGGTCCGCTCAGAACGGCCGGCTCCGTCCGGGTCCCCGCCCACGGCCCCGCCCGAGCCGGGACCGGACGGACTCGACGGGTTCACGGTGCCGGCGGGCTCACCACCCCGGCCTGTCCCGTCGGCCGGCCCGTCGCCACCGCGTAGAAGGCGACCGCGGCCGCCGCGCCCACGTTGAGCGAGTCGACGCCGTGGGACATCGGGATGCGGACCCATTCGTCGGCGGCGACCAGGGCCCGGGTGGACAGCCCGTCGCCCTCCGCGCCCAGCATCAGGGCGACCCTGTCCATCCGGTGCGGGGCGGCCTCGTCGAGGCTCCGGGCCTTCTCGTCGGGGGTCAGGGCGAGCAGCGTGAAGCCCGCCTCGCGGACCGATTCCAGGCTCCTGGGCCAGCTGGTCAGCCTGGCGTACGGCACGGAGAAAACCGCCCCCATGGAGACCTTGACGCTACGGCGGTAGAGCGGGTCGGCGCAGTCCGGGGAGAGCAGGACCGCGTCCATGCCGAGGGCCGCCGCCGAGCGGAAGACGGCACCGATGTTGGTGTGGTCGTTGACGGACTCCATGACCACCACCCGGCGGGCGGTGTGCAGCAGTTCGGCAGCCGTGGGCAGGGGGGTGCGCTGCATGGAGGCGAGCGCACCGCGGTGCACGTGGTAGCCGGTGACCCGTTCGGCGAGTTCTGGGCTCACGACGTAGACGGGGGCGGGGAGTTCGTCGATGACGTCGCGCATGACGTCGGCCCACTTGGCCGAGAGCAGCATGGAGCGCATCTCGTAACCCGCGTCCTTGGCACGTCTGATGACCTTCTCGCCCTCGGCGATGAACAGGCCCTCGGCGGGTTCGCGTGTGCGGCGCAGCTCCACGTCGGTCAGGCCCGTGTAGTCGTGCAGGCGCGGGTCGTCGGGGTCCTCGACGGTGATGAGATCGGCCACGGGGTGATATTGCCTTGTCCTGGGTGTGGTGCCGACGGCCGGGATCGACCGTGTTACCGGGGGTTGCTTCCGGGGGGTGCCGCCTGGGCCCACAAGGGCCGCGGAGGCCTACGAGGGCTTACGAGGGCTGCGGGGCAGGAGGCCCGACGTCCACGACCTCGCCGATGACGATGACCGCCGGTGGCCTGACCTCCTCGGCCCGGACGGTCTCACCGACCGTGGCGAGGGTGGCGTCGACGCGGCGCTGGGCGGCCGTGGTGCCCTCCTGGACCAGGGCGACCGGCGTCTGTGGCGACCTTCCGTGCGCCATGAGGGTCTCGGCGATCCGGCCGATCTTGTCGACGCCCATGAGCACCACGAGGGTGCCGGTCAGCTTCGCCAGCGACGGCCAGTCGACCAGGGAACGCTCGTCGTCGGGCGCGACATGACCGCTGACCACGGTGAACTCGTGGGCCACACCGCGGTGGGTGACCGGAATCCCGGCCGCGCCCGGGACCGAGATGGAGCTGGAGATGCCGGGGACCACGGTGCACGCGATGCCCGCCTCGGCGAGCGCCTGCAGTTCCTCCATGCCACGGCCGAAGACATACGGGTCGCCGCCCTTGAGCCGCACCACCGACTTGCCCTGCCTGGCGTGTTCGATCAGCGCGTTGTTGATGGCCTCCTGCGCCATGAACCGGCCGTACGGGATCTTCGCCGCGTCGATCACCTCGACGTGCGGGGGGAGTTCGGCCAGCAGGTCGCGCGGGCCGAGCCGGTCGGCGATGACGACGTCCGCCTCGGCGAGCAGCCGGCGTCCGCGCACGGTGATCAGGTCCGGGTCGCCGGGGCCGCCGCCGACGAGGGCCACGCCCGGGGTCCGGGCGCGGTGGTGCCGGGCGACGAGCGTGCCGTCGCGCAGACCCTCGACCACGGCGTCGCGGATCGCGGCGGTGTGGCGGGGGTCGCGGCCCTTGACGTCCGTGGTGAGGACGGCGACCGTGACTCCCTCGCTGTGCCCGGTGGCCGGGGTCCAGGCCGTGGCCCGGTCGGCGTCGTCGGCGCGGACGCACCAGACGCGGTGGCGTTCGGCCTCGGCGGAGGCGCGGGCGTTGGCCTCGCCGTCACCGGTGGCGATCAGCGCGTACCAGGCGTCCGTGAGGTCGCCCTCGGTGTAGCGGCGCCGCTCCCAGGTGATCTCACCGGCGTCCGCCATCGCCTCCACGGAGGGCGTCGCCTCCGGTGAGATCAGGACGATGGCCCCGCCGGCCGCGATGAGGGCGGGCAGCCGGCGCTGGGCGACCTGGCCGCCGCCGAGCACCACGACTCGGCGGCCGGTGAGGCGGAGGCCTACGGGGTAGGCGGGGTGTTCGGCCATGAGGCTGCGGCTCCTCGTACAGGCGGGCGTGCGAGGGGCGCTACGGCAGTGGAGCGGCCCCGACGTGCGGTGTGCGGATGGGGGATCAGCCTACGGCGGGGGTGGGACGGTGACGACGGAACACCGGACGTCGCGCCCCACCCCCTCCGGGGTGCCTGCTATTTCTCGGCAACGCCGGCCGAGTCGAACGTCGCCACCTCGTGCATGGCCCGCGCGGTGCTCTGCACCATCGGCAGGGCGAGCAGCGCGCCCGTGCCCTCGCCGAGGCGCAGGTCCAGGTCGACCAGCGGGCGCAGGCCCAGCTTGTTGAGCGCGGCCACATGGCCGGGCTCGGCGCTGCGGTGCCCCGCGATGCACGCGGCCAGCACCTCGGGGGCGATGGCACGGGCCACCAGGGCCGCGGCCCCGGCGCTGACGCCGTCCAGGATCACCGGCGTACGCAGGGACGCACCGCCGAGGAGCAGGCCCACCATGGCCGCGTGCTCGAACCCGCCGACGGCGGCGAGGACGCCGATGGGGTCGGCGGGGTCCGGCCGGTGCAGTTCGAGGGCGCGGCGCACGACGTCGGTCTTGCGGACCAGGGTCTCGTCGTTGATGCCGGTGCCCCGGCCGGTGACCTCGGCCGGGTCCGCGCCGGTGAAGACGGAGATCAGGGCGGCGGACGCGGTGGTGTTCGCGATGCCCATCTCACCGGTGAGCAGCGCCTTGTTGCCGGCGGCGACCAGGTCGCGGGCGGTCTCGATGCCGACCTCGATGGCCTGCTTGGCCTCCTCGCGGGTCATCGCGAGGCCGGCGGTCATGTCGGAGGTGCCGGCGCGGACCTTGCGCGGCAGCAGTCCCGGGGTGGCCGGGAGGTCGGAGGCCACCCCGACGTCGACCACGCAGACCTCGGCGCCCACCTGCGTGGCGAAGGCGTTGCAGACCGCTCCGCCGCCGAGGAAGTTGGCCACCATCTGGGCGGTGACCTCCTGCGGCCACGGGGTGACGCCCTGGGCGTGAACACCGTGGTCGCCCGCGAAGACCGCGACGGCCGCGGGCTCCGGAATGGGCGGCGGGCACTGGCGGGACAGTCCGGACAACTGCGCGGAGATGATCTCCAGCATGCCGAGCGCGCCGGCCGGCTTGGTCATCCGCTTCTGCCGCTCCCAGGCCTCGCCGAGTGCCTTGGCGTCCAGCGGGCGGATCTGCGCGACGGTCTCGGCGAGCAGGTCGTGCGGCTCCTCGCCGGGCAGCACACGCCTGCCGTACGTCTCCTCGTGCACGACCCACGACAGGGGGCGGCGCTTGGACCAGCCGGCCTGCATCAGCTCGGGCTCGTCCGGGAACTCGTCGACGTAACCCACGCACAGGTAGGCGACCACTTCGAGGTGCTCGGGCAGGCCCAGCGCGCGCACCATCTCGCGCTCGTCGAAGAAGCTGACCCAGCCGACCCCGAGGCCCTCGGCGCGCGCGGCGAGCCACAGGTTCTGGACCGCCAGGGCGGAGGAGTACGGCGCCATCTGCGGCTGGGTGTGCCGGCCCAGGGTGTGCCGGCCGCCGCGGGTCGGGTCGGCGGTGACGACGATGTTCACCGGGGTGTCGAGGATGGCCTCGATCTTCAGTTCCTTGAACTGCTTCGCCCGCCCCTTGGGCAGGGACTTGGCGTAGGCGTCGCGCTGGCGCTCGGCCAGTTCGTGCATGCCGCGCCGGGTCTCGGCGGAGCGGATGACGACGAAGTCCCAGGGCTGGGAGTGGCCCACGGAGGGCGCGGTGTGGGCGGCCTCCAGGACCCGGAGCAGGACCTCGTGCGGGATGGGGTCGTCGCGGAACCCGTTGCGGATGTCCCGGCGCTCCCGCATGACCTTCTGCACGGCCTCGCGCTCGGCGTCGTCGTAGCCGGGGGCGGCGGGGCCGGCGACCGGCGTGGCGTGCACCGCTCCGGCACCCCGGGTGTCGAGGCCGTCGGGGTTCTGGGCGAGTACGGGCCGGACCGGTTCGGGCTGGACCGGTTCGGGCCGGGCGGAGTCGGACGGAGTCGGCCCGGCCTGGACCGGCTCGGTCTCCGCGGGCGGGTGCTCGCCCGGCGCGTTCCCTGCGAGGCCCTGCTCGTCCGGCGGTTCGGCGGCCTGCTCCGGGGCGGAAGCGACGGGAACGGCGCCGGTGTCGGCCTGGCGGGGCGCGGGGACCGGACCCGCGGTCTCCGGTACGGGCTGTTCCTCGGCGGGGAGGGTCAGCGGCTGCGGCGGGGCCGGCGCGAGATACGGGGTGGTCGGCACGGCTCCCTCTACGGGGACGAACTCCCCCGGGGTCTGGTCCGGCCGCGCCTCCGGGGAAACGCTGCCGGGGAGCGGCGTGGTAGTGCCGTCGGGAGCGGCCGGGTCGGCAGCGGGGGCTTCGGGGCCCGAGGGAGCCGGGGAACCGGGAAGCGGCGCCCACGCCTCCT
Coding sequences within it:
- the cobT gene encoding nicotinate-nucleotide--dimethylbenzimidazole phosphoribosyltransferase, with translation MTDTGQVPGEGQPENAGMVEQPGVPAPDSYTYLSDSSAEDEDLLLPGAQGAWGNEVAPPAPEPVVETVHEPGPHETSGRDTGSVDLGGVRLPDPGQRQAPGPAVTHESQAPAAPRRPLHLGPPIPSTTTGPVRSLADRGPADVPVRQAGPPPAGPEYLDAPRAREAVPQTAQPWGVHAAVGTTVQAETVAPPQQSMGAAQALVARVATEAGTGQPQAAEAAADRQSTTGAPVMHTVPAPGPEEAPGPEGLAGPGGPEGSSGPAADVTGPGAGTEPGSASATGVIAGLPGSPGYETGPAAAPVPSLVPAAGPAAGQGVGQGVGQESDPVPAPAAEEQAQAPEADPTPVVAMAPDDSPVQEAVAAQEPEGVPVVDGSEATSAVAHEPREPFTGPGDPQDIVTAAQDDGDAEASAPAPAAPVDRTQAPEAAALRTSGHAEAPGHAEAPEPVVSDLEAAPAPGTEPAPDAAAEPVLQQVVAEPVAGEPGGPYIPAAYPAQGPQQTPVALFAPPVQEAWAPLPGSPAPSGPEAPAADPAAPDGTTTPLPGSVSPEARPDQTPGEFVPVEGAVPTTPYLAPAPPQPLTLPAEEQPVPETAGPVPAPRQADTGAVPVASAPEQAAEPPDEQGLAGNAPGEHPPAETEPVQAGPTPSDSARPEPVQPEPVRPVLAQNPDGLDTRGAGAVHATPVAGPAAPGYDDAEREAVQKVMRERRDIRNGFRDDPIPHEVLLRVLEAAHTAPSVGHSQPWDFVVIRSAETRRGMHELAERQRDAYAKSLPKGRAKQFKELKIEAILDTPVNIVVTADPTRGGRHTLGRHTQPQMAPYSSALAVQNLWLAARAEGLGVGWVSFFDEREMVRALGLPEHLEVVAYLCVGYVDEFPDEPELMQAGWSKRRPLSWVVHEETYGRRVLPGEEPHDLLAETVAQIRPLDAKALGEAWERQKRMTKPAGALGMLEIISAQLSGLSRQCPPPIPEPAAVAVFAGDHGVHAQGVTPWPQEVTAQMVANFLGGGAVCNAFATQVGAEVCVVDVGVASDLPATPGLLPRKVRAGTSDMTAGLAMTREEAKQAIEVGIETARDLVAAGNKALLTGEMGIANTTASAALISVFTGADPAEVTGRGTGINDETLVRKTDVVRRALELHRPDPADPIGVLAAVGGFEHAAMVGLLLGGASLRTPVILDGVSAGAAALVARAIAPEVLAACIAGHRSAEPGHVAALNKLGLRPLVDLDLRLGEGTGALLALPMVQSTARAMHEVATFDSAGVAEK
- a CDS encoding TrmH family RNA methyltransferase, with amino-acid sequence MADLITVEDPDDPRLHDYTGLTDVELRRTREPAEGLFIAEGEKVIRRAKDAGYEMRSMLLSAKWADVMRDVIDELPAPVYVVSPELAERVTGYHVHRGALASMQRTPLPTAAELLHTARRVVVMESVNDHTNIGAVFRSAAALGMDAVLLSPDCADPLYRRSVKVSMGAVFSVPYARLTSWPRSLESVREAGFTLLALTPDEKARSLDEAAPHRMDRVALMLGAEGDGLSTRALVAADEWVRIPMSHGVDSLNVGAAAAVAFYAVATGRPTGQAGVVSPPAP
- the cobA gene encoding uroporphyrinogen-III C-methyltransferase, yielding MAEHPAYPVGLRLTGRRVVVLGGGQVAQRRLPALIAAGGAIVLISPEATPSVEAMADAGEITWERRRYTEGDLTDAWYALIATGDGEANARASAEAERHRVWCVRADDADRATAWTPATGHSEGVTVAVLTTDVKGRDPRHTAAIRDAVVEGLRDGTLVARHHRARTPGVALVGGGPGDPDLITVRGRRLLAEADVVIADRLGPRDLLAELPPHVEVIDAAKIPYGRFMAQEAINNALIEHARQGKSVVRLKGGDPYVFGRGMEELQALAEAGIACTVVPGISSSISVPGAAGIPVTHRGVAHEFTVVSGHVAPDDERSLVDWPSLAKLTGTLVVLMGVDKIGRIAETLMAHGRSPQTPVALVQEGTTAAQRRVDATLATVGETVRAEEVRPPAVIVIGEVVDVGPPAPQPS